The Castanea sativa cultivar Marrone di Chiusa Pesio chromosome 11, ASM4071231v1 genome contains a region encoding:
- the LOC142617302 gene encoding retinoblastoma-related protein — MSPAALEKMEDAKPSEAASANNSQTDSAAATVDPSEARFSEFCKNGMSLDENTCTQAMKLFKETKHLLQTNVSSFGNGTLDEAERFWFAFVLFSVKRLNEKNGDSEQQGSDDNGCTLCQILRAAKLNIVDFFKELPQFVVKAGPTLSNVYGADWENRLEAKEMQANFVHLSLLSQSYKRAIREFFLTTEANVDKQSAVASASGYVSDYHRFGWLLFLALRVHAFSRFKDLVTCMNGLVSILAILIIHVPVRFRNFKFDDSQLFVKKDGKGVDILASLCNKYQTSEDELRKIMEKANNLIADILSKKPQPASECRIGNLENIDTDGLTYFQDLLEESSLSSSLGILEKDYDGAIRGKVVLDERVFINDEDSLLGSGSLSGGSVNISGVKRKFDSIASPAKTITSPLSPQRSPASHANGNMGVSNSKMVATPVSTAMTTAKWLRTVISPLPPKPSAELKRFLASCDRDLTEEVDTRAKIILFATFPSTAQGEHCMSTNLQSANLMDSIWAEQRKFEALKLYYRVLEAICRAEAQILHASNLTALLTNERFHRCMLACSAELVLATHKTVTMLFPAVLERTGITAFDLSKVIESFIRHEESLPRELRRHLNSLEERLLESMVWEKGSSMYNSLTVARPNLSAEINRLGLLAEPMPPLDAICMHINMNSKFISGGVPHFPSLQKHETSPGQNGDIRSPKRSCPDYRSVLVERNSFTSPVKERLLANLKSKPLPPPPLQSAFASPTRPNPSGGGETCAETEINIFFSKITKLAAVRINGMVERLQQSQQIRENVYCLFQQILSQRTSLFFNHHIDQIILCCFYGVAKISQLNLTFREIIYNYRKQPQCKPQVFRSVFVDWSSARRNGKTGPDHVDIITFYNEIFIPAVKPLLVELGPAGATTKTNRVPEVHNNNDAQCPGSPKISPFPSLPDMSPKKVSATHNVYVSPLRSSKMDALISHSSKSYYACVGESTHAYQSPSKDLTAINNRLNGTRKLRGTLNFDDVDVGLVSDSMVANSLYLQNGSCASSSGAPLKSEQPDS; from the exons ATGAGTCCAGCTGCATTGGAGAAGATGGAAGATGCTAAGCCTTCGGAAGCAGCATCGGCCAACAATTCACAAACAGATAGCGCGGCGGCTACTGTCGACCCATCTGAAGCTCGATTCTCCGAGTTCTgcaag AATGGAATGTCGTTGGATGAGAACACTTGCACGCAAGCTATGAAGCTGTTCAAAGAGACCAAACACCTTCTACAGACTAATGTTTCATCTTTTGGCAACGGAACG CTTGATGAAGCAGAAAGATTTTGGTTTGCTTTTGTTCTGTTTTCTGTTAAAAGGCTAAATGAGAAGAATGGGGATAGTGAGCAGCAAGGGTCTGATGATAATGGATGTACGTTATGCCAGATATTGAGAGCTGCAAAGCTGAA cATTGTGGACTTCTTCAAGGAGCTTCCTCAGTTTGTTGTCAAGGCTGGTCCAACTTTGAGTAATGTATATGGTGCAGATTGGGAGAATAGACTTGAG GCAAAAGAGATGCAGGCTAATTTTGTGCACTTGAGTCTACTAAGCCA GTCCTACAAACGTGCAATCCGGGAATTTTTCTTGACAACTGAAGCAAATGTTGATAAGCAGTCCGCTGTTGCTAGTGCATCTGGCTATGTCTCAGACTACCACCGTTTTGGATGGTTGCTTTTTCTGGCACTCCGTGTACATGCGTTCAGCCGTTTTAAGGACTTGGTGACTTGCATGAATGGTTTGGTTTCCATATTG GCTATCTTAATTATTCATGTTCCTGTTCGcttcagaaatttcaaatttgatgaTTCTCAACTATTTG TTAAGAAAGATGGCAAAGGTGTAGACATCCTCGCATCACTTTGCAACAAATATCAAACATCAGAAGATGAGTTGAGGAAAATAATGGAAAAGGCCAATAATTTAATAGCAGATATTTTGAGTAAAAAGCCACAACCAGCATCTGAGTGTAGAATTGGAAACTTGGAGAATATCGACACag ATGGTTTGACATATTTTCAAGATCTACTGGAGGAATCATCTTTGTCATCCAGTTTAGGTATTTTAGAAAAGGATTATGATGGGGCAATTCGTGGTAAGGTCGTACTGGATGAGAGGGTTTTCATTAATGATGAGGACAGCTTACTTGGTTCAGGGAGCTTGTCAGGAGGTTCTGTGAATATAAGTGGTGTGAAG AGGAAATTTGATTCAATAGCCTCACCTGCTAAGACGATCACAAGTCCACTCTCTCCTCAGCGCTCTCCTGCATCTCATGCAAATGGAAATATGGGGGTTTCTAATTCAAAGATGGTAGCTACGCCTGTAAGCACAGCAATGACAACTGCAAAGTGGCTTCGTACTGTCATTTCACCACTTCCACCAAAGCCCTCAGCAGAGCTGAAGCGTTTCCTGGCATCTTGTGATAGGGATTTAACTGAGGAAGTAGATACAAGggcaaaaataatattgtttgctACATTTCCAAGTACTGCTCAGGGAGAGCATTGTATGTCTACAAACCTGCAATCTGCAAATCTCATGGACAGCATCTGGGCAGAACAACGGAAATTTGAAGCACTCAAGTTATATTATAGGGTATTGGAAGCAATTTGTAGAGCAGAGGCCCAAATACTGCATGCAAGTAATTTGACAGCGCTATTGACTAATGAGAGGTTCCATAGATGTATGCTCGCCTGTTCTGCTGAACTAGTTCTGGCAACACATAAGACTGTTACAATGTTGTTTCCTGCGGTGCTGGAGAGGACTGGCATTACAGCTTTTGATCTTAGCAAGGTCATCGAAAGTTTCATTAGACATGAGGAATCCCTCCCAAGAGAATTGAGGCGGCATCTGAATTCATTAGAAGAACGACTTTTGGAGAGTATGGTATGGGAAAAGGGTTCCTCCATGTATAATTCTTTGACAGTAGCAAGGCCTAACCTCTCCGCAGAAATAAACCGTCTTGGACTATTGGCAGAACCAATGCCACCTTTGGATGCAATTTGCATGCACATTAACAtgaattctaaatttatttctGGAGGGGTTCCTCACTTCCCTTCTTTGCAGAAGCATGAGACTTCACCAG GCCAGAATGGGGATATCAGATCCCCAAAGAGATCGTGCCCGGACTATCGGAGTGTATTAGTGGAGCGGAATTCCTTTACATCACCAGTCAAGGAACGCCTCCTGGCCAACCTTAAATCAAAGCCGCTGCCACCACCTCCTTTGCAGTCAGCATTTGCTAG TCCAACACGGCCAAATCCAAGTGGTGGAGGGGAGACGTGTGCAGAAACTGAAATCAATATATTCTTTAGCAAG ATTACTAAGTTGGCTGCTGTCAGAATCAATGGTATGGTTGAAAGGCTACAACAGTCTCAGCAGATTAGGGAGAATGTCTATTGTCTTTTTCAACAAATACTAAGTCAGCGGACGTCTCTATTTTTTAACCATCACATTGACCAAATCATCCTTTGTTGTTTCTATGGAGTTGCAAAG ATATCTCAACTCAATCTGACCTTTAGGGAAATTATTTACAACTATAGGAAGCAACCACAATGTAAACCTCAAGTTTTTCGCAGTGTGTTTGTTGATTGGTCATCTGCACGGCGCAATGGG AAAACAGGACCAGATCATGTTGATATCATTacattttacaatgaaatttttatCCCCGCTGTAAAGCCTCTGCTGGTTGAGCTTGGCCCTGCTGGAGCAACTACAAAAACTAACCGAGTTCCTGAAGTCCACAATAATAATGATG CTCAATGTCCTGGATCGCCTAAAATATCTCCTTTTCCAAGTCTCCCTGATATGTCTCCGAAGAAAGTATCAGCTACACACAATGTGTACGTCTCTCCATTGCGATCATCCAAG ATGGATGCTCTGATATCACATAGCTCGAAAAGCTATTATGCTTGCGTTGGAGAGAGTACTCATGCATATCAGAGCCCTTCAAAAGACCTGACTGCCATCAATAACCGCTTGAATGG TACCCGGAAACTTAGAGGCACCCTAAACTTCGACGATGTTGACGTTGGCTTGGTTAGTGATTCTATGGTTGCCAACAGCCTCTACCTTCAAAATGGGAGTTGTGCATCCTCATCAGGTGCACCACTGAAATCTGAGCAACCTGACTCCTGA
- the LOC142614571 gene encoding uncharacterized protein LOC142614571 — protein MMALETKETMQRNCEASVKCLQSQGIPYNPRCNGNSIDSFTQLKDEISTHQGVDVDPDRPLGGGFLEPPNDYYSKPTYQHDFGTWSTFQFDSHKVPQCQINAFESQFYPFTVENQFPYVPINMIAQGHPYDFQFQDFQYFVVIDFEATCDKDRNPHPQEIIEFPSVIVSSVTGQLESNFQTYVRPTCNQHLSDFCKDLTGIQQFQVDRGVTLSEALLRHDKWLEEKGIKNTNFAVVTWSNWDCRVMLESECRFKKIRKPPYFNRWINLKVPFHEVFGGVRCNLKEAVEMAGLVWQGRAHCGLDDARNTARLLVLLMRKGFKFSITNSLMWQTTDHSLMWKQSPDQVSFSPNQSPKPKDMQIPIFQHHPYCYCGVKSSRATIKKPGPKQGCIFFGCGNWTVTRGALCHYFEWVSP, from the exons ATGATGGCCCTTGAAACCAAAG AAACTATGCAAAGGAACTGTGAGGCATCCGTAAAATGCCTCCAGAGCCAGGGAATTCCTTACAACCCACGTTGTAATGGGAATTCTATAGACAGCTTTACACAGCTTAAAGATGAAATAAGTACTCACCAAGGTGTGGATGTTGATCCAGACCGCCCATTGGGTGGTGGGTTTCTTGAGCCACCTAATGATTATTACAGCAAACCTACCTATCAACATGATTTTGGCACCTGGTCGACCTTCCAATTTGACTCTCACAAGGTGCCACAGTGCCAAATCAATGCATTTGAGAGCCAGTTTTACCCATTTACTGTGGAGAATCAGTTCCCATATGTTCCAATTAATATGATTGCTCAAGGTCACCCCTATGATTTCCAATTTCAAGATTTTCAGTATTTTGTGGTCATAGACTTTGAGGCTACATGTGACAAGGATAGAAATCCCCATCCACAAGAGATAATAGAGTTTCCGTCTGTCATTGTGAGCAGTGTGACTGGCCAGCTGGAATCAAATTTTCAGACATATGTGCGGCCAACTTGCAATCAGCACCTGAGTGATTTTTGCAAGGATCTTACTGGTATTCAGCAATTTCAG GTGGACAGAGGTGTTACTCTGAGTGAGGCTCTCCTTAGGCATGATAAATGGCTTGAGGAGAAGGGGATAAAGAACACCAATTTTGCTGTGGTGACATGGTCGAATTGGGATTGTCGGGTGATGCTGGAATCTGAGTGTCGATTCAAGAAGATTAGGAAGCCTCCTTATTTTAACCG ATGGATCAACTTGAAGGTTCCTTTCCATGAGGTTTTTGGTGGTGTGAGGTGCAATCTTAAGGAGGCAGTTGAGATGGCAGGATTGGTATGGCAGGGCCGTGCTCACTGTGGCCTGGATGATGCCAGAAACACTGCTCGCCTACTTGTGCTCCTAATGCGCAAGGGATTCAAATTCTCCATTACAAACTCTTTAATGTGGCAGACAACTGATCATTCATTGATGTGGAAGCAGTCCCCAGACCAAGTGTCCTTTTCCCCTAATCAATCCCCAAAACCAAAAGACATGCAGATTCCTATTTTCCAGCATCACCCTTATTGTTATTGTGGGGTGAAGAGCAGCAGAGCAACGATCAAGAAGCCAGGGCCAAAGCAAGGGTGCATTTTCTTTGGATGCGGGAACTGGACTGTCACTAGAGGAGCCCTCTGCCATTACTTTGAATGGGTTTCTCCCTGA